A region of Candidatus Caldatribacterium sp. DNA encodes the following proteins:
- a CDS encoding helix-turn-helix domain-containing protein: MRAEWLRELLRKNKMSQAELARRIGVSRALVSSWISGTRNITPANLKAIAKVFGLSEGEVFRLAGVLEEAFEVSPEVVFVPVLSPEIPCGTPREAFDEYIVGVHPILREMLEMSVGRAYYHGLKIYFLRAEGDSMMEAGITPGSFVLFSPDLEVQSGDIAVVEVDAEGLTIKQVFFRGDTVVLEPKNSRYEPRILGAGEVQIKGKVLLVLNYFNHLRRV, encoded by the coding sequence ATGAGAGCGGAGTGGCTTCGGGAGCTCCTCAGGAAAAACAAGATGTCCCAGGCAGAGCTTGCCCGGAGGATCGGGGTCTCAAGGGCCCTTGTCTCCTCCTGGATTTCCGGAACAAGGAACATCACCCCTGCAAACCTCAAGGCCATCGCCAAAGTCTTTGGGCTCAGCGAGGGCGAGGTCTTCCGTTTGGCAGGGGTGCTTGAGGAGGCCTTCGAGGTTTCCCCGGAGGTGGTCTTTGTGCCGGTCCTTTCCCCTGAGATTCCCTGCGGGACACCCCGGGAGGCTTTTGATGAGTACATTGTGGGCGTGCATCCGATACTCCGGGAAATGCTCGAGATGAGCGTTGGCAGGGCATACTACCATGGGCTCAAAATCTACTTCCTCCGGGCCGAAGGGGACTCGATGATGGAAGCCGGCATCACTCCAGGGAGCTTCGTCCTCTTTTCCCCGGACTTGGAAGTCCAGTCGGGGGACATTGCCGTTGTGGAGGTGGATGCTGAGGGCTTAACCATCAAGCAGGTCTTCTTCCGGGGTGATACCGTCGTCCTTGAGCCCAAGAATAGCCGCTATGAACCCCGAATCCTTGGAGCCGGAGAGGTCCAGATAAAGGGGAAGGTACTCCTTGTCCTGAACTACTTCAACCACTTGAGGAGGGTGTGA